CCACActctttttttcattacctcCCCTTTGGATTTAGCATGGTCCTCAattttgcacaaacttgaatcctctttacctaAGCATGCTTTGAGGCAAGTTTGGCTGCTATCAGCCCTGTGGtgtttgagaagaagtcgaaaaatGTTAAACGTTAATGAAGAGACGAAAAAACTGATGCTGGAcaaaatcttatcaaaatagttcactttagctttcagctcatgtgagctaaaaagggttAACACTGTATGCTCCAGCCATTGCATGAATGAGGcataaaacattttacataatttcattaaCACACCTGCCATTTTCTACAGCAATAGAGCTATCCAAATTCTACAGAATGTTAGAATCTCAGGAAAATTATCCTCATCAATCAGCCGGACATCTCAAGTAACTTCTACCctgtaaaattattttcaacattaaGTACTAGGTAACCAAAATGATTTCTTCCCACCATTATATTATGCTATTAGAACATGAATGTTTACAAAAAATTCATGTAACAATTCTGAATGTACCAAACTGAGAACaaacctcaatttaaaaacattcataACACAATATCTAATATCTGTATACATCAAGTCCTATACGACATCAATGAAAAGTTTCTCACCCTCTCACCTCCCAACGTAAAATTTCAGATAATAGTTCTCCATCCCCTCTTGTCtcaacgtaaagttcagaaaataattcTCATCCCTTTCACCTCACTACATaaaaaatagttctccaccccctcacctcccaatgtaaagttcagaaaatagttctccataCCTCACCCTCCAACGTAAATTTCAGGAAATAGTTTTCTACCCCCTCGCTTCCCAACGTAAATTTCACAAAACAGTTTTcacccctcacctcccaacgtaaagttcagaaaatagttctcctaTCATAAGAATATAAGGATTTTCCCCATATGttcacatataaaactttgatccctaatGTGGGCCCATCCTACCTCCACGGTCcatgaattttataaacttgaatcggcactatgtcaggaggttttcatgtaaatgtaaacttctttggcccaatggttattgagaagaaaatttttaaagattttcgctttatatttgtatataaaactttgatcccttattgtgactCCACCCTTCTCCTGGGggcataatttaaaaaaaaaacttgaatttgcactatgtcaggaagctttctggtAAATGCAAACTTTTTTGGCGCAATAATTTTtcagaagatgatttttaacagattttccctatacatgtatattcatctgtaaaactttgatcccctattatggccctatCCTACACTCGAGcaccataattttaacaaacttgaatttgcactatgtcaggaagcattttcctggcacagtggttcttcattttcaaagattttccctgtacatttgaatgtaaaagtttgatcccctattgtggcactaATTAAAccccgggggcatgattttaacttAATACTTAAAgttgtactatgtcaggaagctttcatgtaaatttcagctcttctggcccagtggttcccGACAGGAACATTTTTAAACAACCCCACCCCATCTtcgcatttttgtgattatcttccctttgaaggggacatggcccttcatttgaacaaacttgaatcccctttacccaaggatgctttgtgccatgaTTGGCTGAATATTGGCCAATtgtttctggagaagaagattttcaaaagtcgtcaatgtattttcactatttcgctattaacccccccccccccccccttggaaagggacatgacccttcatttgaacacacttgaattcCTTTGTGTCAGGTTTGAtaaaaattggcccagtggttctggagaagaagagtttttaaagatgttaatgtagtttcactattttgctattatctttCCTTAGAGAAGGGTGTgattcttcatttgaacaaacttgaattccctttacccaaggatgctttgtgccaagcttggttgaaattggcccactgGTTCTGGAGCAGAAGATGAACATGTGAACAGTTTATGATGACCTCTACGACAATGATGACGGACAATGGACAAGTTCCGGTATGAAAAAAATGGCCCCAATGTACATTATTTCAGcccaataaatttcagaatgtcTCCACCATTTTACCATAAATGGGGTCATTGGCCTGTTGTGTTTGTCCTTCCCAGGCACCGATGACCCTAATCATATTCCCTGGAGCCAGActtcaaacaatttacaattgTCAGGAAGGTTTCACATGACTTATAGAGGTTTCGTCATTTCTAGCTCCGTCGTTATGGAGACGATTCTTAAATGACTTTATGCtatctttttttcatttgttgattATCTAACCTTTGAAGGTCCTTCATTTAACCCCCATTCTCAGTTAATGTGTGCAAACTTCAAGATGTTTTCCAACTACAGGACATGCGATAACTTTGTATTCCCTCATACCAAAGCAATTCTGAAACCTTTTTTCAAAGCCCTCCAAAGATAGTTTCAGCACATTTTCCTCTTAAAAGTCTAGAAATTTACATTATCTAAATGCgcaataaataacaaaattattgtaaacatcATTCAGTTTTGTGTTGTTCAATATTTTAtcacattttaatgaaagtaatgTACAATTCTAATTTGAACAGAATTTGACAAAAATAACAGATACGTCATGCCTCATTTCATTTACACAGCAGTGTCTGCACTCGTGGTGTTCTAAACATATAACACACACGTAACGTATATTTCACGTTTCCGTACTTAATTTTGGTATATATGTTCCGTCATTATTTCCGCTCTGCTGAGTGACATTTTCTGCAAatctgaataaaaatgaaattctgtaTATGGGACTATTATAATCATTAGATTGCTGACAATAATTTATATCTATTGACCAGACAGcatcatcgtttttcaaagggaagggggggggggggtcggatTTACAAGTTGAAAGTTTTGGCTTCTTCACAGGCAGAaaaaataagtatatatatatatatatatatatatatatatatatatatatatatatatttatttatttatttatttagttaTAAAGAAAGAAAGTCAACAAAATAAAAAGCTGTTTAGATCAATCTTCAAAATCCGAACTCATACTTAAATCGAAGGGGATGGAGTCTTTTTCTGTTAATGCTCTATCATCTTTATCCAAAACTCTCAAGCGAACAATACATTCTTCTAATTCTCTATTaatgtttaagatatttttaatatgCATCGTAAAATAAATAATGGTCAAAAAGGGGCagccccacccccccacccccccccccccccaacttctTGATTCTACGTATTTAATAGTATAAATCTAAAGTAAAATAGTAACGGGTTCTCCTTCCAGAGAGTTGCATAGTAATGTTGATTGTACGTTTATGTTGCAAATGAATTCCGTCCGTTACCAACATGACTATGGAGTTCTTTTTTACCAATCATTTGCTATATATCGAATTTGTATATGATTTGAGAGGATCACATATATTGATTCTGAGCAACATCAGAATTGCATTGTTGCTTAAAAATTCAAACGTTAAcgtcatttcatatttttttatattcgaTTACAAATACGCAAAATGCATTATACAATTTTCACCATGCATATTGtgaagttaattttcattttgttagtTTTTTGTGGTATTGTCTGTAAATAGTTGTTTATGCTTGTAAGGTATTTCCGTAGCTGGAGTGTTGGTCGATAAGGCTATTTTTAGCATACCGGTTTGGTCAGTCAGAGTAGCGGCTGTTTGTCAAGCGTGCGGCCACGTTTTCATGCTGTCCAGCAGGGGTCATTTCTTGGCGAATTTCAGAAGTTAGTCTGGGTAATGGGTAGCCAgagagacaaacattttactgtgtgGGCATAGGTTTTCTCCAGCCGGTAAgctatttttgtgtgaaaatatttgCGAGGTTTCGGGTAAATTTTCTCGTGTATtgtgttttccattttgttgttACCCAAGTCACTTTGTGTATAGGTTTTAGGTTAAGTTATTGCTATTTCAGTGCAGAGGGGATTTAAGAAGCTATCTGGGCCATCTCAGTCAGTACTCTCAGCGTTTCAGTAGGTGCTCGGCGTGGGAATCAGAACACGTGAGACAGTGCTGTATGCACATGGGTGTTCCACGTGGTGGACTTGGCAATTATTTTGTGGGCCTAGTGTTGCCATTAGTTCGAAGTCGACGTTATACCCAGTATTGTTGTTCAGTGAGAGACCTGTGAGTCTGGGACTGGAAGCGGAGGGGCTGTTCGCGCTGTATGGAGGCCTGGTGGTGCCAAGTGTGACGTGGcgttaaattgaattgtgctgagtagccaaactttcatattgtgtttcagtaaactaacattttatcaaaaaggaatttgagaaatttGTATAAAACGTAATTTACTACTGTTTAACTTTTTCTGTAGTTAGCGGAATTAGCGACCATTCGAACCATTAcgtaatacatttattaccagtTATATTTTCAGCCTGGAATGACATACTTGTTGTATTAACTATTGAGTTGTCTTGACAGTTATACGTTatattgattgtcaatattgccaggtttattataccaatttatatttctttctcgGTGAGAGAGTATGGGTGTGTGAATGTGAAAgtgtgatttctttgtttttcaaacatctctatatttcttatcttattgctaaataaattttctttttatttattctctgatttatcattttctctactcctacacaaaatccaaaagaacttcattacacatatattgttttgaaaacatgagGTAACGTACGTTTCATTCTTATCCGTGCATATGTTAAGAGAACACGATATAAAAATTcggataatgtcaataaaaagtatcatatctatatacttttattatatatactaaGAAACTATCTTAGCGAAGAAACTAATCTGTAGGCAGAAAATTAAAGGCTATATCATCTTAATGTTGAAACCTATGGATCGGAGACATGACTTTAGAAGATCAGTCAAATACATGATAAAACTTCTTATTTTTTGTCTCACTCATACAATCTAACTTTATTTAAAAAGCAAACATAATGCTGTTGTGTGTAAATTTTGTATCACTGatactaaaatgaaatatacctGCTCTGGCGACAGTAACGTACGTTTCATTTCTGTACATACCGGAAGTCCTTACTATATCATGTTTACCTATCAATGGgtaaatatatgttaatttccATGGAAAATGTTCTACgacttttaagaaataataacaTTTCATGAAGCATTAGTAATAATCAAAATAAACGTCGGCGACATTAATGCACACATTAACTGAGAATGAGTGTTAAACGATTTTTAATCCTTTAACGGTActaagtttagttgaaattgggcTATGTGATTGTAGagaatttgaaaataagttcacagacagatggacaacagaCAATGGATGAGCAGAAAAGCCCACTTAAGCTTCTAGCTCAAACAAgctaaaaaaattgaaattttaccaGCTTCATACAACAGTCTGTCTCCAAAAATGGATCAGATGCTAAGAGAACCTCTGTCTGCTTTTAAGAGATACCGGTAGGAACTGCTCCTACTGCAGGGTGTCACCATCTCATGAGGCCCAGGGAGCTGAAAAACCAAAGTGACAATGAGTGCTGGAACGACCAGAAATCAGACAGGTACTAGTAAATGAAAGATTGAACACATTAAAATCCtcatgaattttgtaaaaagaagCCAGCTTGTTATCTTCTAAACAGGAGACTCActggccttatcggtcacctgaacaTTGGTTATGTGTAACAATAAGGATACAAAggcaataataattttcctatATTGATCCTGTTTTAGAGCCTGACCCTGACAGAGGGGCAATGGAATTTACATTCTAATTTCTGGGTATATTTAGGTCTTCATTTGAATGGCCTGGGtctttccaattgggaaaaagAATGGCATTTGTTTGAACTTGGGAGAAGTGTTTTACACAAAGAGGTAGGGAGAAAACCAATCCAGAGTGAATTAAGGTAGAGCTGGATTctttctgactttcaatttggttaaagcttacctcattcaaataagcaaAGGCCAAAATATTAGGTTTACATAGTAATTTTGaggcaaaaattgtaatctatGGGCCAGTGAATATTTATGAACAATTAGGCTACCCTGCTTTGATTCATTTTGATTGTTTGGGAATTGCAATGTACAAAATGGCAAAATACCCGTTTTTTGCATGGGAATGAAACCTTATTTCAGTCCACTAAAGaccctaaaattcctaaaattAGAGGGCATTTCATACATTCATAATGCATTCAGATGGTGGACAATGCATCCCATCTtaagacagacatacatacattgcTGTTCCGTAATACGTCCTACCTACAAACGGACTTACAGacattaatgtacatatgtaccatGGTATGCcccgtctacagacagacgttCAGACATTATTATACCATAAtgcgtcccatctacagacattgatatacgataatacatcccatctacaggtagacatactgacattgttgtaccataatacatcgcatctacagacagacatacagatatTGCTGTACTATGTTTCATCTatagacagacaaacagacattgctgtactatGATATGTCTCATCTACAGATAGACATATATACATTACTGTACTATGTTttatctacagacagacatacaaacATTGCTGTAACATGATGTTTCCCATCTGCAGatagacattgctgtaccataatatgtctcATCTAAAGACAGGTATATAACATGTTGAATATTGATAATGCACGACAGACGAAACACAATGATGGAtgctcttcggatcaagttactgtagtaatgataaatttattatataccctcttatgtatttttaatccacatttataagataataaatgtaatccaaattattaaaaacacagacataccatgaaattatgttttgtgtacgcagttttgttttgtgacgcggtcaacattttccacaaataacgttgcgttgttgcattgtgacgtcattgtgacggcatcagtttcagaggatactgatacggaatcagaaaaccacagtgtggtgatccggaaaaccggatcacacgccgtgaaatccacagtatcaacggacgatacattgatgggtatataataaatattgatagtatctttatttgataagcataaacatcaccgtgattatatagaaCATATAGTAGAAGTAACGTAATgagcataaaaaaaattgcaaactgttgcaaaaggccaccctaaaccagtaataaaacactgaaactGTTTTACCTGAGTATGACGGTACATAAGTCCATTTCAgaaaatttggtttaaggtggccctcttgttgaaaatggataaaatatgaaaaaaatcgttctcaaaaaTTACCTTGAGATATAGCAGCCTGTCAAACATTAAACTtttaaacttacatgcctgggcccggtttttcgaaagctggttaactttaacacagtggttaagtTTAACGCAGTGTTAACTCCTAACCAAGTGATTAGCTAGCACAatggttaaattctgttttccgaaagcaatttaacacatgggttagttaacactgtgttaaccgAGTTAACCACTTGCTAATCATTTGTTTACCCATAATGCACATTTACTTCCTATGTAAACAATACGAATACAGGAGTAAATAAAAGTCTTGTTTGTGATACCTgatgaaatgttcatgtattggTTAGTTGCAAAATACATGATAGTGACTGTGGGCCATGTACTTATACTTGTATAAATGCATTCATTAGtctattcaatttgaataatcATAGAGGTATTAGAACCTTATATAATGATGTATACTAGGCCTAAGCCTAGTTGAGAAAAAACGGCGCTTATGTTATAGAAATCAGGCTCATTGCATAGTTTATCAAAGTAGGGGTTTATGGGGAGTCGGACAAGTTGAtttcacaattgtctgaaaatacttgacaagccaaaacaaaataatatcccctaaaatgagttgttctgtaCGGACCGAACCTAAAATCCTAAGTTGcctgatgggggggggggagggggggggggtcatcctTTACCAGTAAAATATACGTGTTCAGTTCGAGCTTACATTTCAACTACCAATCACTGGTGCTATGATATGAAAAAACCAGATAAGGGGGCTGTCAgactttgtatgtaaaaataacagtaaacgtaTGTTGTCAGAAATGAGAGCCGGGTGGGGTGCTATATGTCTTGAAAATTAATATACGCAATAAAATATATGGTTTTCTATATTGTTGAATTcttaatttgacaatatttatgAGAGGGGTTCATATAAGTGAAAATATGATATGAGTTTTATTGACATCTCCCCTCCCTATTGGAAGTTTATGCcgaaagtatatatatatatataagcactaaagttccaacaacacccgatacctcagagtgtcggatccacaacatggatacaaggtcactaaaatgaccaacgacacgaagaactggttgtatatatatacatcaaaatagTTTAATTTTAGTTTTGCATTATACCTACGACACAGCGTGAATATGATATGCTGAATTTTATTACCGATCATTTTACTActgttacattttaatgaatctCCAGGAATATATAATCGGCGCGACTAGATATCATGTTAAACAGCATACAATTATATCCAGCATTTATAGCTATATTGTAAGGCAACTGGCAGGAATATCGCTGTCCACCATGGAAGTATGGTAAACATTTTTCTGTGGCCGCTTCTAATATCTATAATAGCATTTTATAGAACAAATAAACATAATGTCAAATATCGTCAGtagttttttcattttattaaacttttgcATGCTATGAGAGGTAAACCCTATTTATGATCGTCATTATGCAATTTGTGGATAGGAAGACATTGCAACACTTGTGCATTCATTACACGAGTTGTCCATTTCCATATCATCATATGTTATGTAGCAACCCATCCAAGTCTTCAGTAGAGATGTGAATTACACTGGTTTCGCTTTTCAGGATGATACATTATGTATGctaaaaatatacaatcaatagcATCGTTTTAACTCATATGCATTATTTTcttagaaaaaatataattcccGGCAAACGGCAAAATTTATGTTTACAGTTTAATATTTGCACACATTTACCTAATTATATAATGCTAAAACAAGAGAATTGATAACATAGATATTGATATTCAAATACCTATACttaggtaaaatgctgtctgacttgtttcatactgattttagGCCATTTTTCACATACTGACTTTGGCTACCGATTGCTCCGCTTACCTTATCATTAAGGATTGCAGAGACTATTGCTGGTCTAAAGGGGGTGCTTACCTCTCCCAGGCCCTGAACCGATCACCGGTGTCTCCAAGTGTCTGTGTCTATCATGTCTctcttttgtattttttaaagtatttatgagattgttaTGTTCCCGTTTTCCTTTTACAATGTTTCTATCCAAGACAAATGTTCTCTTCAGTGAATGAAAATGCAAGGAGATGAAATCTGCTCAATTTTATATTCAACGCTCcgaatatgatatcaaatatgttGGATATATGAAGGTTTGATCGAAATGCACGGAAAAGAACATTTGCAAGCAAATATACAGTGCTTAGACATGAAATTAAATATcctaaaatatagaaaatttcaaatctatttaTAGTGCATACCACTTGTATGTTAAATATcctaaaatatagaaaatttcaaatctatttaTAGTGCATACCACTTGGATGTAATTCTGTGGATGTGGTAATCATTTTTGTAGACCTAATGTTGTGCTGAAATGACTCATTTTCTGTGTAacaagtttgttttttaaaatcgCTCAGTAATTAACGGATCGATGATGTCATACGTGCACTGGTGAAGTAAATATAAAGAGAAGGATCTTGATAATTCGACAGATTGATTACACAGCACAAGAGGAATATCACAAGAAGATGGATACTTCTCTACAACATTTAATGTTTGGATTTCTTACTGtagattgattgtttgtatGTAATTGGTGTCAATGATATACCATGTACATATGATGATATAATCCAGATACTCGTATGTCAAACAAGTGAATATTACATATGCTAAACataaatttaagaaaatcatgataataataTGTGTAATGCGAAGATAAcgcggacagtgatcaatctcataactcctataaacaatacataatagatagttgggcaaacacggacccctgggtatactgGAGATGGGATAACAtacctgggaggagtaagcatcttctGTCTTAAACTTCAAAAATTCTCTTTACAGGATTACAATCCTTACTTTGAGGGTGACACTGGTCTTAATGGTTCTATTGACTGAACTGTGTGCAAAGGAAACCCCACAGGATTTCATCATTAGATACAAGAAGTACAACACCGTCTGTCAAAGACTAGGATACGAAAAAAGAAGTtgcaaagaaagaaaacaaggTATGGTAATCAATTTTACATCGTAGAAAAATGCATTTGCACATatgtttattacatattttgtgtataaatataattgattTCCTAATTAGAATATGCGAATAAACAATTAAACAAGGAACACTGAATTACCCCAATGAATATTTTTACTTTGAGCTATTGTATGTAATTTCTTTATCTTGGTGCGTTACACACTGCTGAATCTGTATATTAACAGGAGTCAtttctaatataatttaatgaATACTTTTCCATTGAGCAATCCCATGAAATTTTATAACTTAATGTTTTACACAGTTGAATATGTTTATGAACAGGAATCATTGCTTTCCACGCACGACTGTCCTCCACTCTACACAATCTCGGCAGCAATGCTGTTGTAGTATTTGGAAAAGTAACTTTAAACTCTGGATCCACCTACAACGGTAACAAAGGAATATTCACAGCACCGACAGATGGCATCTACTCCTTCACGTGGACCATTTTGACTGCGGCTGGGTCTCATTTTCACTCAGAAATCGTCGTCAATGGAAATGTAGTTGGCTATAATAATGCTAACGGTATAAGCGTCAGTCGTCAATACGAGTCTTCCTCATCAACGGCAGTTATTAGAATGAAGAAGAATGACAAGGTCTGGATAAGGACACATGGTAATCATGGGAGAGAGGCACAGGGAGACTGGTCGTCATTTTCTGGGTTTCAATTGTAGACATTGAAATACTTGGGAAAATAAAGGAATTAAATACCTTGTCATTTCTTTGATTTCGTATAGTATATCACAAGATGCTTTCAACTATTATTGAATACATCTTATCAAAAGACATTGCATCATTTGCCATTTTAGGGGTAACCCCCCTTCCCTTTTGGGGAGGGATGACTTGAAGTGTCAAAAATAGCTCGCATTACCCTTGAAAATGGTGAGGACAGCCCATGCCATAAAGTATTGAAATAATGGGTACTAGGGATGTGTAATTTTACCAGAATATCGGTATATcgagatgcaaggtgaagataacgaacagtgatcaatttcataactcctacaagcaatacaaaatagatagttgggcaaacacggacccctggacacaccagaggtgggatcaggtgcctaggaggagtaagcatcccctgttgaccggtcacacccgccgtgagcccaatatcctgatcaggtaaacggagttatccgcagtcaaaatcagtgtgccaagaacggcttaacaatcggtatgaaaaacgtgaTAATTCGTCCCACTTTACGTATCGCGATACGGCGGAGTGAAAAATCggtattttttttacatatttatgtagcaatattttattatcacctACAAATTGTGttgatatctctcaactgattcgatacgcaagagcttacTCTTcgcatggtcagtttttaaatcgaagcaagctactgaaaaacaagttgatggtacaggggtttcaacagtctccattAAACTCaccattttgcaaattctatggccgttataacgagCTAGTTAGTcaatacaaccaatcattgagtcaaatgttgtttgacgtgtttcataccgattcttagACCGTTtttaacacactgattttgactgtggataactacgtttacctgatatggggttcacggcgggtgtgaccagtcgacaggggatgcttactcctcctaggtacctgatcccacctcgggCGTGtaaaggggtccgtgtt
Above is a genomic segment from Ostrea edulis chromosome 3, xbOstEdul1.1, whole genome shotgun sequence containing:
- the LOC125673318 gene encoding heavy metal-binding protein HIP-like, giving the protein MVLLTELCAKETPQDFIIRYKKYNTVCQRLGYEKRSCKERKQGIIAFHARLSSTLHNLGSNAVVVFGKVTLNSGSTYNGNKGIFTAPTDGIYSFTWTILTAAGSHFHSEIVVNGNVVGYNNANGISVSRQYESSSSTAVIRMKKNDKVWIRTHGNHGREAQGDWSSFSGFQL